A region of Spiribacter roseus DNA encodes the following proteins:
- a CDS encoding beta-ketoacyl-ACP synthase III, with amino-acid sequence MSHSRISGTGGYLPERVVTNAELETLVETSDRWIVERTGIAQRHVAAPDQICSDLAEAAALEALANAGIGADAIDLVLVATSTPDHVFPSTACRLIERLGIAPGAIAFDLGAACSGFVYGLDVADRFIRTGGARRALVIGAEVFSRILDWSDRSTCVLFGDGAGAVVLEAGEAPGILSTHLHADGRQTPLLNVPWGVAQGYESLQGSHGKVSMRGNEVFRVAVRTLGALVDETLEANGLARGDVDWLVPHQANIRIMTATARKLGLSTDRMVSTVAEQGNTSAASIPLALHTAVSDGRIQRGDLLLLEAFGAGFTWGSALIRY; translated from the coding sequence ATGAGCCATTCCCGGATCAGTGGTACCGGCGGTTACCTGCCCGAGCGGGTGGTGACCAATGCCGAACTCGAGACCCTGGTTGAGACCTCCGATCGCTGGATCGTCGAGCGCACGGGCATCGCCCAGCGCCACGTCGCCGCCCCCGATCAGATCTGCTCGGACCTGGCCGAGGCGGCCGCCCTCGAGGCGCTTGCCAATGCCGGTATCGGCGCCGACGCCATCGACCTGGTGCTGGTCGCCACCTCGACGCCGGATCATGTCTTCCCCAGCACCGCCTGCCGACTGATCGAGCGCCTCGGCATCGCCCCCGGCGCCATCGCCTTCGATCTGGGGGCCGCCTGCTCCGGGTTCGTCTACGGTCTGGATGTGGCCGACCGGTTCATCCGCACAGGCGGTGCCCGTCGCGCGCTGGTGATCGGTGCCGAGGTGTTCTCGCGCATCCTCGACTGGTCCGACCGAAGCACCTGTGTGCTGTTCGGCGATGGCGCCGGAGCGGTGGTGCTCGAGGCCGGCGAGGCGCCGGGCATCCTCTCCACCCACCTGCATGCCGACGGACGGCAGACACCACTGCTCAATGTGCCCTGGGGCGTTGCCCAGGGTTACGAGTCACTGCAGGGCAGTCATGGCAAGGTCAGTATGCGCGGCAATGAGGTGTTCCGCGTGGCGGTGCGCACCCTCGGCGCGCTGGTTGATGAAACGCTTGAGGCCAACGGGCTGGCCCGTGGCGACGTCGACTGGCTGGTGCCGCACCAGGCAAACATCCGCATCATGACAGCGACGGCGCGCAAGCTCGGACTGTCCACCGACCGGATGGTGAGCACCGTCGCCGAGCAGGGCAACACATCGGCGGCGTCGATCCCGCTCGCCCTGCACACGGCGGTGAGCGATGGCCGTATCCAGCGCGGTGATCTGCTGCTGCTTGAAGCCTTCGGGGCCGGTTTCACCTGGGGCTCCGCCCTGATCCGCTACTGA
- the plsX gene encoding phosphate acyltransferase PlsX: protein MSDTCTLAIDAMGGDHGPAVTLPAAAAMLGRHPSLSLILVGDQERLESAAASLDPPVRQRLTIQPASQVVDMDESPSQALRFKRDSSMRVAIDLVRSGEADACVSAGNTGALMATARYRLKTLPGIDRPAICTTIPCRGGRFRMLDLGANVDCTAEHLFQFAVMGSVLVEAAGDSDHPRIGLLNLGEEEIKGNDQVKQAAQLLQSSGLNYIGYVEGDRMFHNVADLVVCDGFTGNVALKSSEGVAAMISQYLRDEFRRNGFTRLAGLVALPVLKALRRRLDHRQYNGASLLGLRGVVVKSHGSADAWAFEQAIETGFIEASEAIPQRIDARLGEIFGAGPTQ from the coding sequence ATGAGTGATACCTGTACCCTGGCCATCGACGCCATGGGCGGCGATCACGGCCCGGCGGTCACCCTGCCGGCGGCCGCCGCCATGCTGGGCCGTCACCCGTCGCTGTCGCTGATCCTGGTCGGGGATCAGGAGCGCCTTGAGTCCGCCGCCGCCTCGCTCGATCCGCCGGTCCGCCAGCGCCTGACCATCCAACCCGCCAGCCAGGTCGTCGACATGGACGAGTCGCCCTCCCAGGCACTGCGCTTCAAGCGCGACTCATCGATGCGGGTCGCCATTGATCTGGTGCGCAGCGGCGAAGCCGATGCCTGCGTCAGCGCCGGAAATACCGGCGCATTGATGGCCACCGCGCGTTATCGGCTGAAGACCCTGCCGGGCATCGACCGGCCGGCGATCTGCACGACCATTCCCTGCCGCGGGGGGCGGTTCCGGATGCTCGATCTGGGCGCCAACGTCGACTGCACCGCCGAGCACCTGTTCCAGTTCGCCGTCATGGGGTCGGTGCTTGTCGAAGCGGCCGGTGACAGCGACCATCCCCGCATCGGGTTGCTCAACCTGGGCGAGGAGGAGATCAAGGGCAATGATCAGGTCAAGCAGGCGGCCCAGCTGCTGCAGTCCAGCGGCCTCAACTACATCGGTTACGTCGAGGGCGACCGCATGTTCCACAATGTCGCCGACCTGGTGGTCTGCGACGGGTTCACCGGCAACGTGGCGCTCAAGAGCAGCGAAGGGGTGGCGGCGATGATTTCGCAGTACCTGCGCGATGAGTTCCGGCGCAACGGCTTCACCCGCCTGGCGGGGCTTGTGGCGCTCCCGGTGCTCAAGGCCCTGCGCCGGCGTCTCGACCATCGCCAGTACAATGGCGCCAGTCTCCTGGGGCTGCGCGGCGTGGTGGTCAAAAGCCACGGCAGCGCCGATGCCTGGGCGTTCGAGCAGGCCATCGAGACCGGATTCATCGAGGCCTCCGAGGCCATCCCTCAGCGCATCGACGCGCGTCTCGGTGAGATCTTCGGCGCGGGTCCGACGCAATGA
- the rpmF gene encoding 50S ribosomal protein L32, translating to MAVQKSKKSPSRRGMRRSHHALEHPTLSVEPTTGETHRRHHISADGYYRGRKVTTGKDD from the coding sequence ATGGCCGTACAGAAATCGAAAAAATCCCCTTCGCGCCGTGGCATGCGCCGCAGCCACCACGCCCTTGAACACCCCACGCTCAGTGTGGAGCCGACGACCGGGGAAACCCATCGCCGTCATCACATCTCCGCCGACGGCTACTATCGTGGACGCAAGGTGACCACCGGCAAGGACGACTAG
- a CDS encoding YceD family protein, with translation MHGNGLPHRVDIARLGEGEHSWAGALAGCPLPRMDALDARVGDVSATLTLTIDRGRPRLQGNCSAVVTLVCERCLAPVALDTAGAFDLVVVDRIEEADGYGADQPVVVAPKGQLDIAALIEDELILALPVIPTHDDTDCDGGQRQFGPAGEAAPARDNPFQALESLKRDDSGEVH, from the coding sequence ATGCACGGGAATGGCTTACCGCATCGCGTCGACATCGCCCGTCTGGGCGAGGGCGAGCACTCGTGGGCCGGGGCGCTGGCGGGCTGTCCGCTGCCACGCATGGATGCCCTGGATGCCCGGGTGGGCGATGTCAGCGCCACGCTGACGCTGACCATCGATCGCGGGCGGCCCCGGCTTCAGGGCAACTGCTCGGCCGTGGTCACACTGGTCTGCGAGCGTTGTCTGGCGCCGGTCGCGCTGGACACGGCGGGGGCGTTCGATCTGGTCGTCGTCGATCGGATTGAAGAGGCGGATGGCTACGGGGCCGATCAGCCCGTGGTGGTGGCGCCCAAGGGGCAGCTCGACATCGCCGCGCTGATCGAAGACGAGCTGATACTGGCGCTGCCGGTGATTCCGACCCATGACGATACGGACTGCGACGGCGGACAACGGCAGTTCGGACCGGCGGGCGAGGCCGCCCCCGCGCGCGACAACCCATTTCAGGCACTCGAATCACTCAAGCGGGACGATTCGGGTGAGGTACACTGA
- a CDS encoding Maf family protein: MASIILASSSPYRAELLRRLQIDFTTIAPNIDETRRPGETPETYVRRLAREKAAAVAADHPRAVVIGSDQCSECRGEILGKPGTVERAIDQLLAASGQPVTLTTAVAVHDPASGHIEVDAVTTDVRFRRLARAAIERYVHTDQPLDCAGAFRAEGLGISLFESIRTDDPNALIGLPLIALNQLLGRIGIIRP, from the coding sequence ATGGCCTCCATCATCCTCGCCTCAAGCTCCCCCTATCGCGCCGAGCTGCTGCGCCGTCTGCAGATCGATTTCACGACGATTGCCCCGAATATCGACGAGACCCGTCGCCCGGGGGAAACCCCCGAGACCTACGTCCGCCGTCTGGCCCGGGAAAAGGCCGCGGCCGTTGCTGCTGATCATCCCCGGGCCGTGGTCATCGGCTCGGATCAGTGCAGCGAATGCCGGGGGGAGATCCTCGGCAAGCCGGGCACGGTGGAGCGGGCCATCGATCAGCTGCTGGCCGCATCCGGCCAGCCCGTGACACTGACCACCGCCGTCGCGGTCCATGACCCCGCCAGCGGCCATATTGAAGTCGACGCCGTGACGACGGATGTCCGCTTCCGCCGCCTGGCGCGCGCCGCCATCGAGCGCTACGTGCACACCGATCAGCCGCTCGACTGCGCCGGGGCATTCCGCGCCGAAGGGCTCGGAATCAGCCTGTTCGAGTCAATTCGCACCGACGACCCCAACGCCCTGATCGGCCTGCCGCTGATCGCGCTGAATCAGCTGCTCGGGCGAATCGGCATCATCCGCCCCTGA
- a CDS encoding S49 family peptidase codes for MSDDESWARETLREVALESVRERRRTRRWGIFLRIVFLLIIGTAVFSTLGPLLALGESQPTGPHTAVVQVNGPILASRPANAERLIEGLERAFEAENAEGVLLQINSPGGSPVASSRVYQAIERLRSAHPETPVHAVAGDIMASGAYYIAAAADEIHVNGASLIGSIGVINRGFGFSEAINRLGIERRVYTAGDEKAGLDPFMPPDSDQIEEMQGMLDAIHEQFIEAVEAGRGDRLTGDPSSLYSGRIWTGGEGIEIGLADAYGSPESVARSVIGAPRRVDYTPRRRLLDRALEQVGSAMATTLNRMQGPTLRP; via the coding sequence ATGAGTGATGATGAGTCCTGGGCGCGTGAAACCCTTCGCGAGGTTGCCCTTGAAAGCGTCCGGGAGCGTCGGCGTACCCGCCGCTGGGGGATCTTCCTGCGAATCGTATTCCTGTTGATCATCGGCACGGCGGTTTTCTCGACTCTGGGCCCGCTGCTGGCGCTGGGAGAGTCCCAGCCCACCGGGCCCCATACCGCCGTGGTGCAGGTCAACGGACCGATCCTGGCCAGTCGCCCGGCGAATGCCGAGCGCCTCATCGAGGGTCTGGAGCGCGCCTTCGAGGCGGAGAACGCCGAGGGCGTCCTGCTGCAGATCAACAGCCCCGGCGGCTCGCCGGTGGCCTCGAGCCGCGTCTACCAGGCCATTGAACGGCTCCGCTCGGCTCACCCGGAGACACCGGTGCATGCGGTGGCCGGCGACATCATGGCCTCCGGTGCCTACTACATCGCCGCCGCGGCGGACGAGATCCATGTCAATGGCGCGTCACTGATCGGCTCCATCGGGGTGATCAATCGAGGGTTCGGTTTCTCAGAAGCCATCAATCGGCTGGGTATCGAGCGCCGTGTCTACACCGCTGGCGACGAGAAGGCCGGGCTGGATCCGTTCATGCCACCGGACTCTGATCAGATAGAGGAAATGCAGGGCATGCTCGACGCCATTCACGAGCAGTTCATCGAGGCGGTCGAGGCCGGCCGCGGCGATCGGCTGACCGGCGACCCGTCGTCCCTCTACTCGGGACGTATCTGGACCGGCGGCGAGGGCATCGAGATCGGCCTGGCGGACGCCTATGGCAGCCCCGAGAGTGTGGCCCGCTCGGTGATCGGTGCGCCCCGACGGGTCGACTACACGCCGCGCCGGCGGCTGCTCGACCGGGCGCTTGAGCAGGTCGGCAGCGCCATGGCCACCACCCTGAATCGCATGCAGGGCCCGACGCTGCGCCCCTGA
- a CDS encoding RluA family pseudouridine synthase: MPGATIHTVAAELAGQRIDNFLLRELKGVPRTRVYRLLRRGEVRVNGGRIRPTYRLAEGDRVRLPPVRQAAAGEAMAPSSAVMARLESAIIHEDDRLLIIDKPSGMAVHGGSGIAYGVVEALRLMRPRAPFLDLAHRLDRDTSGCLVLAKRRSALRALHSEFRDNRVDKHYLALLRGPLSPPQQRIDAPLRAEAGKGGERVMRVHPAGQSARTDVALLESYDGWSLVRATLHTGRTHQIRAHAASIGHPVAMDARYGDDRADRGLRTVGLRRLFLHAEHLGFELPGHGRIDVTAPLPDDLQALLSRLEHQ, from the coding sequence TTGCCCGGAGCGACGATTCACACGGTGGCGGCGGAACTGGCCGGCCAGCGCATCGATAATTTCCTGCTGCGTGAGCTCAAGGGCGTCCCGCGCACCCGCGTCTACCGGCTGCTGCGGCGGGGTGAAGTGCGCGTCAACGGCGGTCGCATCCGGCCCACTTATCGGCTCGCGGAAGGCGATCGGGTGCGACTGCCCCCGGTGCGCCAGGCAGCGGCGGGCGAGGCCATGGCGCCGTCGTCCGCCGTCATGGCGCGGCTGGAGTCGGCAATCATTCATGAAGACGACCGCCTGCTGATCATCGATAAACCGTCAGGTATGGCCGTGCATGGCGGCTCGGGCATCGCCTACGGCGTGGTCGAGGCACTGCGCCTGATGCGCCCGCGGGCGCCTTTCCTGGATCTCGCCCATCGGCTTGACCGGGATACCAGTGGCTGTCTGGTCCTGGCAAAACGACGTTCCGCGCTGCGGGCCCTGCACAGCGAGTTCCGCGACAACCGCGTCGACAAGCACTACCTGGCCCTGCTGCGGGGTCCATTGTCGCCGCCGCAACAGCGCATCGACGCCCCGCTGCGGGCGGAGGCCGGCAAGGGGGGTGAACGGGTGATGCGCGTCCACCCAGCGGGTCAATCGGCGCGAACTGACGTCGCCCTGCTCGAGTCGTATGACGGGTGGAGCCTGGTTCGGGCCACGCTCCACACCGGGCGTACCCATCAGATCCGCGCCCACGCGGCCTCCATCGGTCATCCGGTGGCGATGGATGCGCGCTACGGCGACGATCGGGCCGATCGGGGGCTCCGCACCGTCGGGCTCAGGCGGCTGTTTCTACACGCCGAGCACCTGGGCTTCGAGCTGCCCGGTCATGGCCGGATCGATGTGACGGCGCCGTTACCCGACGATCTACAGGCGCTGCTATCGCGCCTCGAGCACCAATAA
- the rne gene encoding ribonuclease E: MKRMLVNATQPEELRVALVDGQSLYDLDIETPARERKKANIYKGRITRVEPSLEAAFVQYGAERHGFLPFKEIAREYFSGDSDVDPAKVSIADVIAEGLEVVVQVEKEERGTKGAALTTFVSLAGRYLVLMPNNPRAGGVSRRIEGNERNEIRDALKALEVPDGMGVIVRTAGVGRSAEELQWDLDYLRNLWSAVGKAAETRAAPFLIYQESNVIIRALRDYLRADIGEILIDDRDVYERAREFVEQVMPHNLQKLKFYDDRVPLFSRYQIESQIESAFQREVRLPSGGVIVIDHTEALISIDINSARATKGADIEETALKTNLEAADEIARQLRLRDLGGLIVIDFIDMGPNRNQREVENRVRDSVKQDRARVQLGRISRFGLLEMSRQRLRSSLGEAALEVCSRCSGQGTVRSVESLALSVLRIIEEEAMKDKTGKVVAQLPVDVATFLLNEKRGILETIETRNGIGVILIPNRALETPHYELQRVRTDEDLPAENSYDLSSEDTAPSRAEELLTAERPRTERPVVSGVSAGRPAPTPQQPAAEASPAASPAAESTPAAVAPTPEPGTPRAPGLIGWLKRLVSGDDDGTRHSPMTDSNRSEAGTRSTESDETETSEGTGQRNRSGNGRRRRSGGGGQSSSGNRRGGQRRSRSGGNGNDDDATPRGAGTSAASTESDASEPARNTRKKKAAEDKPAAKKSASKPAAKPAAKDETPAAESTATGGAEQTEARNDGNGEEGSDANEAASGSTRSRRGRRGGRRRRRNGGNGGAAEDTGSGAENGADTESADSAAPGDGEKPAPKAKAASRSRKADKGEAKTKAQETESAPSNGASAETGGAGRTHDPRRWSGRPRLPANEADAASPGDNAGD, encoded by the coding sequence ATGAAAAGAATGCTCGTCAATGCAACCCAGCCCGAAGAGCTGCGGGTTGCGCTGGTGGACGGCCAGTCCCTCTACGACCTCGACATCGAGACCCCTGCACGGGAGCGTAAAAAAGCCAACATTTACAAAGGCCGGATCACCCGGGTCGAGCCCAGCCTCGAGGCCGCCTTTGTTCAATATGGTGCCGAGCGCCACGGCTTTCTGCCATTCAAGGAGATCGCACGCGAGTACTTCTCTGGCGACAGCGACGTTGATCCCGCCAAAGTCTCCATCGCCGATGTCATCGCCGAAGGCCTTGAAGTCGTGGTGCAGGTCGAAAAGGAGGAGCGTGGCACCAAGGGCGCCGCGCTGACCACCTTCGTCAGCCTCGCCGGCCGCTACCTGGTCCTGATGCCCAACAATCCCCGCGCGGGCGGTGTATCCCGGCGCATCGAGGGCAATGAGCGCAACGAGATCCGGGATGCTTTGAAAGCGCTCGAAGTCCCTGACGGCATGGGGGTGATCGTGCGCACCGCCGGTGTCGGCCGCAGCGCCGAAGAACTGCAATGGGATCTGGACTATCTGCGTAACCTCTGGTCGGCGGTGGGCAAGGCCGCGGAGACCCGGGCGGCGCCTTTCCTGATCTATCAGGAAAGCAACGTCATCATCCGTGCCCTGCGCGACTATCTGCGCGCCGACATCGGCGAGATCCTCATCGACGATCGGGATGTCTACGAGCGGGCCCGCGAGTTCGTCGAGCAGGTCATGCCCCACAACCTGCAGAAGCTCAAGTTCTACGACGACCGTGTGCCGCTGTTCAGCCGCTATCAGATCGAAAGCCAGATCGAGTCGGCCTTCCAGCGCGAGGTGCGCCTGCCCAGCGGGGGCGTGATCGTCATCGACCACACCGAGGCGCTGATCTCCATCGACATCAACTCGGCGCGCGCCACGAAGGGTGCGGACATCGAGGAAACAGCGCTCAAGACCAATCTGGAGGCCGCCGACGAGATCGCCCGACAGCTGCGGCTGCGGGATCTCGGCGGTCTGATCGTCATCGATTTCATCGACATGGGCCCCAACCGCAACCAGCGCGAGGTCGAAAACCGGGTCCGTGATTCGGTCAAGCAGGACCGCGCCCGCGTCCAGCTGGGGCGCATTTCGCGGTTTGGCCTGCTGGAAATGTCGCGCCAGCGACTGCGCTCGTCGCTGGGTGAGGCGGCGCTCGAGGTCTGCAGTCGCTGCAGCGGCCAGGGCACCGTGCGCAGCGTCGAATCCCTCGCCCTGTCGGTGCTGCGGATCATCGAAGAAGAGGCGATGAAGGACAAGACGGGCAAGGTGGTCGCCCAGCTTCCGGTGGACGTGGCGACCTTCCTGCTCAATGAAAAGCGCGGCATCCTCGAGACCATCGAGACCCGCAACGGGATCGGCGTCATCCTCATTCCCAACCGGGCGCTCGAAACGCCGCATTACGAACTCCAGCGCGTGCGCACCGACGAGGATCTGCCGGCGGAGAACAGCTACGACCTGAGCAGCGAAGACACCGCCCCGAGCCGGGCCGAAGAGCTGCTCACCGCCGAGCGGCCCCGCACCGAACGCCCCGTCGTCAGCGGGGTCAGCGCCGGGCGGCCGGCACCCACCCCGCAGCAGCCCGCGGCTGAAGCATCACCGGCGGCGAGCCCGGCGGCCGAGTCGACACCGGCCGCCGTTGCCCCCACGCCCGAGCCCGGCACACCGCGTGCGCCCGGACTGATCGGCTGGCTGAAACGCCTGGTCAGTGGCGATGATGACGGCACACGACACTCACCGATGACCGACTCGAACCGGAGCGAGGCGGGCACCCGGAGCACGGAGTCGGACGAGACCGAAACCAGCGAGGGGACGGGGCAGCGTAACCGCAGTGGCAATGGCCGACGCCGTCGCAGCGGCGGCGGGGGTCAGTCATCCTCCGGCAACCGTCGGGGCGGTCAGCGACGCAGCCGCAGCGGGGGCAACGGCAATGACGACGACGCCACCCCGCGCGGCGCCGGGACAAGTGCGGCAAGCACTGAGTCAGACGCCTCGGAGCCTGCCCGCAACACGCGCAAGAAAAAGGCTGCCGAAGACAAGCCGGCCGCGAAAAAGTCCGCGTCGAAGCCGGCGGCGAAACCCGCCGCGAAGGATGAAACGCCGGCGGCAGAATCCACCGCGACCGGCGGTGCCGAGCAGACTGAAGCGCGCAACGACGGCAATGGCGAGGAAGGCAGCGACGCCAATGAGGCGGCCAGTGGCAGCACCCGTAGCCGCCGGGGACGCCGCGGCGGCCGCCGCCGGCGTCGTAACGGCGGCAACGGCGGAGCCGCTGAGGATACGGGTTCGGGCGCCGAGAATGGTGCCGATACCGAATCAGCGGACTCCGCCGCGCCGGGCGATGGGGAGAAGCCTGCGCCCAAGGCCAAGGCGGCCTCCCGATCCAGGAAGGCCGACAAGGGCGAGGCCAAGACCAAAGCGCAGGAAACTGAATCGGCTCCGAGCAATGGCGCGTCTGCCGAAACCGGTGGCGCCGGGCGCACGCACGATCCGCGCCGCTGGTCCGGGCGTCCGCGGCTTCCCGCCAATGAGGCCGATGCGGCCTCGCCTGGCGACAACGCCGGCGACTAG
- a CDS encoding low molecular weight protein-tyrosine-phosphatase, which yields MTRLLFVCMGNICRSPIAEGIVRERLRTRGLAAHISTDSAGTHDYHVGRAPDRRAQRLMAGEGIDISDLRARQVDGFDFEFFDHILAMDEGNYAWLRAEAPSAHRDKIQPMLSHAAAPGVDWVPDPYYGGESGFRRVHSLIDDAANGLIDAIAARPADD from the coding sequence ATGACGCGCCTGCTTTTTGTGTGCATGGGCAATATCTGCCGCTCACCGATCGCCGAGGGGATTGTCCGCGAACGCCTCCGCACGCGGGGACTGGCGGCGCACATCAGCACCGATTCCGCCGGCACCCACGACTATCACGTTGGCAGGGCACCGGACCGGCGCGCCCAGCGGCTGATGGCCGGGGAGGGGATCGACATCAGTGACTTGCGTGCCCGGCAGGTGGACGGATTCGATTTCGAGTTCTTTGACCACATCCTCGCCATGGACGAGGGCAACTACGCCTGGCTGCGGGCTGAGGCGCCCAGCGCCCATCGGGATAAGATCCAGCCAATGCTGAGCCATGCCGCGGCCCCGGGCGTGGACTGGGTGCCCGATCCCTATTATGGCGGCGAATCAGGCTTTCGCCGCGTCCATTCACTGATCGATGACGCGGCGAATGGCCTGATTGACGCGATCGCGGCGCGACCGGCCGACGACTAG
- the kdsB gene encoding 3-deoxy-manno-octulosonate cytidylyltransferase: MNAFTVVIPARYSSTRLPGKPLLPLGGRPVIEHVWQRATESGARRVIIATDHADIAGCARALGAECCLTDPGHASGTERIAEVVATCALDPAEIVVNLQGDEPLMPPALLAQVAHTLAGNPAASMATLATALHDSDELHDPHAVKLVADHSGRALYFSRAAIPWDREGQGDRLRRVARRHLGIYAYRAGFLREYAALPVSALEGIEQLEQLRALEAGVHIQVADADEPPGPGIDTAADLAMAEAVIGSTATGDRQ; the protein is encoded by the coding sequence ATGAACGCTTTTACGGTCGTCATTCCGGCGCGCTATTCGTCCACGCGGCTGCCCGGTAAGCCATTGCTGCCGCTGGGCGGGCGGCCGGTCATCGAGCATGTCTGGCAGCGCGCCACGGAAAGCGGTGCGCGCCGCGTGATCATCGCCACTGACCACGCCGATATCGCCGGATGTGCCCGCGCACTGGGCGCGGAGTGCTGCCTGACGGACCCCGGCCATGCCAGCGGCACTGAGCGGATTGCCGAGGTGGTGGCGACCTGCGCACTGGACCCCGCGGAGATCGTGGTCAATCTGCAGGGCGACGAGCCTTTGATGCCGCCCGCGCTGCTGGCACAGGTCGCCCACACCCTGGCAGGCAACCCGGCGGCGTCCATGGCCACACTGGCAACGGCCCTCCACGACAGCGACGAACTGCATGACCCGCATGCGGTCAAGCTCGTGGCGGATCACAGCGGGCGGGCGCTTTACTTCAGCCGGGCGGCCATTCCCTGGGACCGCGAGGGCCAGGGGGACCGGCTGCGCCGAGTGGCGCGCCGGCATCTGGGGATCTATGCCTACCGCGCGGGGTTTCTGCGCGAGTATGCCGCACTGCCGGTCAGTGCCCTGGAGGGCATTGAGCAGCTCGAACAACTGCGGGCGCTCGAGGCGGGCGTCCACATTCAGGTGGCCGACGCCGATGAGCCGCCGGGGCCGGGAATCGATACCGCCGCGGATCTGGCAATGGCCGAGGCCGTGATCGGTTCAACAGCAACAGGAGATCGCCAATGA
- the lpxK gene encoding tetraacyldisaccharide 4'-kinase, with translation MTRQWPAFWSRTGGLATLLLPLEWLFRQAAAWRRRRLQRNPPSIAAPVVVVGNLIVGGSGKTPLVIWLVDRAAARGWRPGVVMRGYGGHVKGIERVGPETDPERVGDEAVLIARRTSVPVMVGRDRPAAARALVSGEGVDLVISDDGLQHYRLVRDAEVAVVDVRRGQGNGHCLPAGPLREPLSRLREVDCVIGRGGAAGPHGDRFDLLADPLEPLGETAGVAPVAGDRVHAVAGIGEPERFFESLRESGLEVIPHAFGDHHHYRAGDLPDSRGYPLVVTQKDAVKLSGLAPVGSWQLPVSARPDAASAERLEGLLEIARRRFEQRRRTP, from the coding sequence ATGACTAGGCAATGGCCGGCGTTCTGGTCGCGGACCGGGGGGCTGGCCACGCTGCTCCTTCCACTGGAGTGGCTGTTCCGTCAGGCGGCGGCCTGGCGGCGCCGGCGGCTGCAGCGCAACCCACCGTCCATCGCTGCGCCGGTGGTGGTGGTGGGCAACCTGATTGTGGGCGGTAGCGGCAAGACGCCGCTGGTGATCTGGCTGGTGGATCGGGCAGCGGCCCGTGGCTGGCGGCCCGGTGTGGTGATGCGCGGCTATGGGGGACACGTCAAGGGCATCGAGCGGGTCGGCCCCGAGACGGATCCCGAGCGGGTCGGGGATGAGGCCGTCCTCATCGCCCGGCGCACGAGTGTGCCGGTGATGGTGGGTCGCGATCGCCCCGCCGCCGCCCGGGCGCTGGTGAGCGGGGAGGGCGTCGATCTGGTCATCAGCGATGATGGCCTGCAGCACTACCGGCTGGTGCGCGATGCCGAAGTGGCGGTGGTGGATGTCCGACGGGGGCAGGGCAATGGGCATTGCCTGCCGGCGGGGCCCTTACGCGAACCGCTCAGCCGGCTGCGCGAGGTGGACTGTGTCATCGGCCGGGGCGGCGCGGCCGGCCCCCACGGGGACCGCTTTGACCTGCTCGCCGATCCGCTGGAGCCGCTGGGCGAGACGGCCGGTGTGGCGCCGGTTGCCGGAGATCGCGTCCATGCGGTCGCGGGGATTGGCGAGCCTGAGCGGTTTTTCGAGAGCCTGCGCGAATCGGGGCTCGAGGTGATCCCTCATGCGTTTGGCGACCACCATCACTACCGTGCCGGGGATCTGCCTGACAGTCGCGGCTATCCCCTTGTGGTCACGCAGAAGGATGCGGTGAAACTGAGCGGCCTCGCGCCGGTCGGTAGCTGGCAGCTGCCGGTGAGCGCCCGGCCCGACGCCGCCAGTGCGGAACGTCTGGAAGGCCTGCTCGAGATTGCCCGGCGCCGGTTTGAGCAACGCAGGAGAACGCCATGA